The sequence below is a genomic window from Ciona intestinalis chromosome 1, KH, whole genome shotgun sequence.
AACTATTAATTTCTCTAATATTGCATCTGACCTGCTATTGTAACACTGTAACagactttaatattttattaaactaagttcaaatttataaaaatgaaactttaattttgtgttCTGCAGcttgcatttttaaataccaaaaaaatataaaataatttaatttcacATACTCTAGACTTAGAGctctcaaaaaaaaaattataagacCATTATAGCATTTAAACATTCACATTTTTGACAGACTATTGGAGTGGGAGCTGTTGGTGTTATATCAGGACATAAAAACGCAAATGCAGATCAGGTAAAATATACCTATATCAAGACATTTCTATTttcctattagtgaccactgggttggagcaatgtccgctAAGTGTATTGCTTAAGGGCAGGGACACATAATGGTAATGGCGttgagcattgaacctggCACTCTTCGCTTACCATGCcagtcatttttttaacaacttaagGACTAGATCAAGGAATAAGAACAAGGCTTAAACAATAACTGAAGTCACaggcaaaaacaaaattaacagaAATCATTTTTTAGCTCAAGACACTGATGGTATTTACTGTTATTGCTGTTCCATGTCTCATTGTTCAAGCTGTATTTGCAGGGATGTGGGCAACAAGTGAGGTGGGTAACTAAGCATTAATGCATACATCTACCTGTTTATGACATGATGAACCTTACACACTTAACaccaaacttgatttttaatCAACAGAATTCGGCAATTTCTGGAATATCATATGGCTTACTTGGTCTTGCAgcattttcattattttgtttcatatttgtAATCACCTACGGATCGTCATTAGCTTTTTGTATTATGCCTGAAATGGAGGGCAAGACACCGTGTTGCTACTGCGACATACAGACACAAATGAATCACCAAGATATTCAGAAAATTCAACAATATTACCAAAACCAGGTGCCATAGTCTAAGAAatttcaatgtatatatatatatataaaataaattttaatatttttatttttaataaaaagtgaaTACTAGTATTAGGTCATAACTGCTAATTAATAATTGGTTGCTTATTTGAAGGTTAAAAGGCCGTACGTAACATAACAGCCAGATTAAGTAAACGGCATGTTGATGTAACTAGAAAGTTAATTATGGCTACATAATTGGTAAACTCCTAAGCAAgcgcaggcatgaggtgtattgaatagtgttatagcgactgtccttgccccgccatgcaaggatatcTTAATAACATtcaattcatttaaataatgacacactttttttataaatattcctCAGAATGCAACAGGAATTCCAGCACAATCACAAGCAACTAACTTTCAAAGTGAATATTGGACAAAGCAAACTTCAGTTCCCATCACTAACCCACCACCTTACCCAACATAATTATCTAAAACAGACATTTATTTGACTGATAATCAGTTACATTTCAGTTATGTATAAATTTTTGCCTAAGCGCATTTTAACGACATATTTTTGCTAGTAACTCTATTATCTAACTCTACTAGTAAtgagaattgttttttttgttttaaacgtgTAAGCAAAAACTGGAAAAGCGCATGCTGTATTATTAAGTTCTACttcttcaaaatatttttttttacgttGCTCATTTGCTTTGCctttacaaaacaatcaaaTTATCGTTACCATCTAATGATACTGCACTTTTTTGACCTAAACATATTGCACTTTCAAATGAATTAATGATCAACCAATTATATTCACGCATGACACAAACTAGAAACTACAGCACATAACTGATATCAAATTATACATTACTTTTTTCCCACATTTTTTCAGATGTGACATTTTACCTTGAACTATAATGTGTTCGTATTGTATATAAATCAACATTATGactaaaatattacaaaataagtAACAAATTATATATGAAACCAGTGGCGGATCTAGAGGGGG
It includes:
- the LOC100185785 gene encoding uncharacterized protein LOC100185785 encodes the protein MMGSVGVGGHNLGFGPTVPPELRKLQLEKVHSCFKVAILLFSVMIVVMGFVSVVLGITVTVFIKTNEPYPRFPITGAGIWAGLVTIGVGAVGVISGHKNANADQLKTLMVFTVIAVPCLIVQAVFAGMWATSENSAISGISYGLLGLAAFSLFCFIFVITYGSSLAFCIMPEMEGKTPCCYCDIQTQMNHQDIQKIQQYYQNQNATGIPAQSQATNFQSEYWTKQTSVPITNPPPYPT